The genomic segment GGAAGACGAGCAGGCGATCACCGACGCGCTGGTCGGCGCCGACATGGTGTTCATCACGGCTGGAATGGGCGGCGGCACCGGAACCGGCGCCGCGCCGGTCGCAGCGCGCATCGCCAAGCAGAGCGGCGCACTCACGGTCGCGGTGGTCACCAAGCCGTTCGGATTCGAAGGCCGGCGCCGCATGCGGCAGGCCGAGGAAGGACTCGCCGAACTGCGGGCTGAAGTCGACACGCTGATCGTGATTCCGAACGAACGGCTGCTGGCCGTCGTGGACAAGACCATGTCGCTCACCGATGCCTTCAGCGTGTGTGATGAGGTGCTGCTCAAGGCGACCAAGGGCATCTCGGATCTCGTCACCGTACCCGGACTCGTGAATCTCGATTTCGCCGACGTGAAAGCGGTGATGTCGAATCGCGGCAACGCGCTGATGGGCACCGGGCGCGCCTCGGGTCCCAATCGCGCGGTCGAGGCTGCACAGGCCGCGGTCTCGAGCCCGTTGCTCGAGGACGTTTCGATCTCTGGCGCCGAAGGCGTGCTGGTCAACATCACCGGCGGTCGCGACCTCACGCTTCACGAAGTGAACGAGGCG from the Candidatus Eisenbacteria bacterium genome contains:
- the ftsZ gene encoding cell division protein FtsZ translates to MFELEIDNQATARLKVVGVGGAGGNAVNRMIGAGLRGVEFITANTDVQALNQALAPTRIQIGINSTRGLGSGGDPSQGRRSAEEDEQAITDALVGADMVFITAGMGGGTGTGAAPVAARIAKQSGALTVAVVTKPFGFEGRRRMRQAEEGLAELRAEVDTLIVIPNERLLAVVDKTMSLTDAFSVCDEVLLKATKGISDLVTVPGLVNLDFADVKAVMSNRGNALMGTGRASGPNRAVEAAQAAVSSPLLEDVSISGAEGVLVNITGGRDLTLHEVNEAANVVVQAAGEEANVIFGAVIDPNLDGELVITVVATGFGHVEPRLKLIDRTGTAAAAPTDDDLQNPRPWRRDETNTTTKQRPWSRGPSKNESLDVPAFLRKQMD